The Lysobacter gummosus genome includes a region encoding these proteins:
- a CDS encoding adenylate kinase, with amino-acid sequence MRLVLLGAPGSGKGTQATRLKEHLQVPHISTGDLLRGEVAAGTKLGLEAKAVMDAGNLVSDEILLGMLEDRFSRPDTAGGFILDGYPRNLAQADAMDALLKKIGQPMDFAVQLEVPIELLVERIAGRAAEQGRKDDSPDAVRTRLKVYDEVTAPVIEYYRQHGRLTVVDGVGSLDEVFTRIVEALSPAPVVG; translated from the coding sequence ATGCGATTGGTACTACTGGGCGCGCCCGGTTCCGGCAAGGGTACGCAAGCCACGCGGCTCAAGGAGCATCTGCAGGTGCCGCATATTTCCACCGGCGACCTGTTGCGCGGCGAAGTCGCCGCTGGCACCAAGCTGGGCCTGGAAGCCAAGGCGGTGATGGATGCCGGCAACCTGGTCAGCGACGAAATCCTGCTGGGCATGCTCGAGGACCGCTTCTCGCGTCCCGACACCGCCGGCGGTTTCATCCTCGACGGCTACCCGCGCAATCTGGCCCAGGCCGATGCGATGGATGCGCTGCTGAAGAAGATCGGCCAGCCGATGGACTTCGCCGTGCAGCTGGAAGTGCCGATCGAGCTGCTGGTCGAGCGCATCGCCGGCCGCGCCGCCGAGCAAGGCCGCAAGGACGACAGTCCGGACGCGGTCCGCACCCGCCTGAAGGTCTACGACGAAGTCACCGCGCCGGTCATCGAGTATTACCGCCAGCATGGGCGCCTGACCGTGGTCGATGGCGTGGGCTCGCTGGATGAGGTGTTCACGCGGATCGTCGAGGCGTTGTCGCCGGCGCCGGTTGTCGGCTGA
- the mpl gene encoding UDP-N-acetylmuramate:L-alanyl-gamma-D-glutamyl-meso-diaminopimelate ligase, producing the protein MGGVAALARELGHEVEGSDQAVYPPMSTQLEQLGIALQQGYRPEHISADCDEIVVGNALSRGNPAVEQVLDDGRKYTSGAQWLSEQVLPGRDTLAVAGTHGKTTTTTILTWLLEAAGRKPGFLIGGVAEDFGVSARIGAGREFVVEADEYDTAFFDKRSKFVHYRPLVAILNNLEYDHADIFPDVAAIQRQFHHLVRTVPRRGRLIVNGEDERLSEVLAMGCWTPVERFGLEGKAGYDWTARMIHEDGSAFVVVHRGREIGEVRWPLLGRHNVMNALAALAAANAVGVEVATVLPALAEFRSVKRRLEVIGETGGVTVYDDFAHHPTAIATTLAGLRARVGSARIVVAMEPRSNSMRLGAHCEALAPSLNDADAVVFLHRPELAWDAGKVVGGLRGEGVTVPDADALIAALRERVRAGDHVVFMSNGGFDGAPRRFFAALRESQAS; encoded by the coding sequence ATGGGCGGTGTCGCCGCGCTCGCGCGCGAACTCGGGCATGAAGTCGAAGGCAGCGACCAGGCGGTGTATCCGCCGATGTCCACCCAGCTCGAACAACTCGGCATCGCGCTGCAGCAGGGCTACAGACCCGAGCACATTTCCGCCGATTGCGACGAAATCGTGGTCGGCAATGCGCTCTCGCGCGGCAATCCCGCGGTCGAGCAAGTCCTCGACGACGGCCGCAAATACACCTCCGGCGCGCAGTGGCTGTCCGAGCAGGTGCTGCCGGGCCGCGACACGCTCGCCGTCGCCGGAACCCACGGCAAGACCACGACCACCACCATCCTCACCTGGCTGCTGGAAGCCGCCGGCCGCAAGCCGGGCTTCCTGATCGGCGGGGTGGCGGAGGACTTCGGCGTGTCCGCGCGCATCGGCGCGGGCCGCGAGTTCGTGGTCGAGGCCGACGAATACGACACCGCGTTCTTCGACAAGCGCAGCAAGTTCGTCCACTACCGGCCGCTGGTGGCGATCCTCAACAATCTGGAATACGACCACGCGGATATTTTTCCCGACGTGGCCGCGATCCAGCGCCAGTTCCATCACCTGGTGCGCACCGTGCCGCGTCGCGGACGCCTGATCGTCAACGGTGAGGACGAGCGCCTGAGCGAAGTGCTGGCGATGGGCTGCTGGACGCCGGTCGAGCGCTTCGGCCTGGAAGGCAAGGCCGGTTACGACTGGACCGCGCGCATGATCCACGAAGACGGCAGCGCCTTTGTCGTCGTCCATCGCGGCCGCGAGATCGGCGAAGTGCGCTGGCCGCTGCTCGGCCGCCACAACGTGATGAACGCGCTGGCCGCGCTCGCGGCGGCGAACGCGGTCGGTGTCGAGGTGGCGACGGTGCTGCCGGCGCTGGCGGAATTCCGCAGCGTCAAGCGCCGGCTGGAAGTGATCGGCGAAACCGGCGGCGTCACCGTGTACGACGATTTCGCCCATCACCCGACCGCGATCGCGACTACGCTCGCCGGCCTGCGCGCGCGCGTGGGTTCGGCGCGGATCGTGGTGGCGATGGAGCCGCGCAGCAATTCGATGCGGCTGGGCGCGCATTGCGAAGCGCTGGCGCCGTCGTTGAACGATGCCGACGCGGTGGTGTTTCTGCATCGCCCCGAACTGGCCTGGGACGCGGGCAAGGTCGTGGGCGGATTGCGCGGCGAAGGCGTCACCGTGCCTGACGCCGATGCGCTGATCGCGGCCTTGCGCGAACGCGTGCGCGCGGGCGACCACGTCGTGTTCATGTCCAACGGCGGCTTCGACGGCGCGCCGCGCCGGTTCTTCGCCGCCTTGCGCGAATCGCAAGCTAGCTGA
- a CDS encoding LON peptidase substrate-binding domain-containing protein — MSADTAAAETLGLFPLHTVLLPGGSLGLRVFERRYLDLVRECGRQGRGFGVCLIIDGSEVGNPASAAAYGTEALIEDFGTGDDGLLTLRVRGARRFHASRVRVRDNGLQVAEVQWCAGDGEEVVRPQHSLLVTLLESLLEQAGGEHAKAPHSRMDDAAWVGWRLAELLPLSLPQRQVLLQIDDPHLRLDQLLSLLP, encoded by the coding sequence ATGTCCGCCGACACCGCCGCCGCCGAGACGCTGGGACTGTTCCCCTTGCACACCGTGCTGCTGCCGGGCGGCTCGCTGGGTTTGCGCGTATTCGAACGCCGCTATCTGGATCTGGTGCGCGAATGCGGCCGCCAGGGCCGCGGCTTCGGCGTGTGTTTGATCATCGACGGCAGCGAAGTCGGCAACCCGGCATCGGCCGCGGCCTACGGCACCGAAGCCTTGATTGAAGACTTCGGCACCGGCGACGACGGCCTGCTGACCTTGCGCGTGCGCGGCGCGCGCCGCTTCCACGCCAGCCGCGTGCGCGTGCGCGATAACGGCCTGCAGGTCGCCGAAGTGCAATGGTGCGCCGGCGACGGCGAGGAAGTCGTACGGCCGCAGCATTCGCTGCTGGTGACCTTGCTCGAAAGTCTGCTGGAACAGGCCGGCGGCGAACACGCCAAGGCCCCGCATTCGCGCATGGACGACGCGGCCTGGGTCGGCTGGCGCCTGGCCGAGCTATTGCCGCTGTCGTTGCCGCAGCGGCAAGTGCTGTTGCAGATAGACGATCCGCACCTGCGCCTGGATCAGTTGCTGTCGCTGTTGCCCTGA
- a CDS encoding bifunctional DedA family/phosphatase PAP2 family protein — MDSAWLESATAWIAANPIAAGIVIFLIAFCDALIILGIVVPALPLLFAVGTLVGLGHINGPYALICSTLGAFAGDGLSYYIGHRWGPQLRERWPFAKYPQWLDRGENLFRRNGSKAILIARFVGAIRPFVPAIAGMLRMPMRRYALPSLIACVGWSALFLAPGWVLGASYDAVAAVADRLAVVLGGLVVAVALVWATVLYTWRWFANHADNLLARALRWTRAHPRLGRYAAALIDPNRPESASLVMLAVCLLAISWIWFTLLATLLASGGPLQIDHTVHEFMWTLRNPLADRMMAALAGLGDLQVLAPASIAVLAYLAWRRRWMAAAHWVGAIVFGLVLTSVLEAAIDMPRPPTAPAGFGFPSVAVTMTTIVFGFFAVLIARELPGRQRVWPYLLAGVVTTLVGFARLYLGAHWPSDLVGGTLFGIVWLLLLGIAYRRHVARSFWMRPLAWLFYSVFVIAALWHAPRSADALLAKFASATPTTVLDAAQWWQRDWTQLPAQRNERDARRRWPLDIQIAGPLPPLRVSLEAAGWRVQEQADWLATIALLDDDTPPREQVVLPATLDAQAESLLMLRDGPTPDVQYALRLWPAPSVLSDGTPLWIGTTQTLRLNQPFGAAALWLPQSDDGNAHAQVRHALTGFTMIQQAHPKNGVKVLRVRSQYRPPGDAPASPQPQGNSDSN; from the coding sequence ATGGACTCAGCCTGGCTAGAAAGCGCGACCGCATGGATCGCGGCCAATCCGATCGCGGCCGGCATCGTGATCTTCCTGATCGCGTTCTGCGATGCGCTCATCATCCTCGGCATCGTGGTGCCGGCGCTGCCGTTGCTGTTCGCGGTCGGCACGCTGGTGGGCCTGGGCCACATCAACGGCCCGTACGCGCTGATCTGCTCGACCCTGGGCGCCTTCGCCGGCGACGGGCTGAGTTACTACATCGGCCACCGCTGGGGCCCGCAATTGCGCGAGCGCTGGCCGTTCGCGAAATATCCGCAATGGCTCGACCGCGGCGAGAATCTGTTCCGCCGCAACGGCAGCAAGGCCATTCTGATCGCCCGCTTCGTCGGCGCGATCCGTCCGTTCGTGCCGGCCATCGCCGGCATGCTGCGCATGCCGATGCGCCGCTACGCCCTGCCCAGCCTGATCGCCTGCGTCGGCTGGTCGGCGCTGTTCCTCGCCCCGGGTTGGGTGCTGGGCGCGTCCTACGACGCGGTCGCGGCGGTCGCCGACCGGCTCGCGGTGGTGCTCGGCGGCCTGGTGGTGGCGGTGGCGCTGGTGTGGGCCACCGTGCTCTACACCTGGCGCTGGTTCGCCAATCACGCCGACAACCTGCTCGCGCGCGCGCTGCGCTGGACCCGCGCGCACCCGCGCCTGGGCCGTTACGCCGCCGCGCTGATCGATCCGAACCGGCCCGAATCGGCGTCGCTGGTGATGCTGGCGGTATGTCTGCTGGCGATCAGCTGGATCTGGTTCACCCTGCTCGCCACCTTGCTGGCCAGCGGCGGGCCGCTGCAGATCGATCACACCGTCCACGAGTTCATGTGGACTTTGCGCAATCCGCTCGCCGACCGGATGATGGCCGCGCTCGCTGGCCTGGGCGATCTGCAGGTGCTGGCACCGGCGTCGATCGCGGTGCTGGCCTATCTGGCCTGGCGGCGGCGCTGGATGGCCGCGGCGCATTGGGTCGGCGCGATCGTGTTCGGGCTGGTGCTGACCTCGGTGCTGGAAGCGGCCATCGACATGCCGCGTCCGCCGACCGCGCCGGCCGGATTCGGCTTTCCTTCGGTCGCGGTCACCATGACCACGATCGTGTTCGGCTTCTTCGCCGTGCTGATCGCGCGCGAATTGCCGGGGCGGCAACGGGTGTGGCCGTACTTGCTGGCGGGCGTGGTCACTACCCTGGTCGGATTCGCGCGGCTGTATTTGGGCGCGCACTGGCCCAGCGATCTGGTCGGCGGCACCTTGTTCGGCATCGTCTGGCTGTTGCTGCTGGGCATCGCCTATCGCCGCCACGTGGCGCGTTCGTTCTGGATGCGCCCGCTGGCGTGGTTGTTCTACAGCGTGTTCGTGATCGCGGCCCTGTGGCATGCGCCGCGTTCGGCCGATGCGCTGCTGGCCAAGTTCGCTTCGGCCACGCCGACCACGGTGCTGGACGCCGCGCAATGGTGGCAACGCGACTGGACGCAACTGCCGGCGCAGCGCAACGAACGCGATGCGCGCCGGCGCTGGCCGCTGGACATCCAGATCGCCGGCCCGCTGCCGCCGTTGCGCGTCAGTCTGGAAGCGGCCGGCTGGCGCGTGCAGGAACAGGCCGACTGGCTGGCGACCATCGCCCTGCTCGACGACGACACGCCGCCACGCGAGCAAGTCGTGCTGCCGGCGACGCTGGATGCGCAGGCCGAATCGCTGCTGATGCTGCGCGACGGCCCGACGCCCGACGTGCAATACGCGCTGCGCCTGTGGCCGGCGCCGTCGGTGTTGTCCGACGGCACGCCGCTGTGGATCGGCACCACCCAGACCCTGCGCCTCAACCAGCCCTTCGGCGCGGCGGCGCTGTGGCTGCCGCAGTCCGACGACGGCAACGCGCACGCGCAGGTGCGTCATGCGCTGACCGGTTTCACCATGATCCAGCAGGCGCATCCGAAGAACGGCGTGAAGGTGTTGCGAGTGCGTTCGCAGTATCGGCCGCCGGGCGACGCGCCCGCCTCGCCCCAACCTCAGGGCAACAGCGACAGCAACTGA
- a CDS encoding serine/threonine protein kinase — protein MSDVSEIEVAALKADSFGRIALMRDAGGLFVRRDLAHVPLWLRLPAWWLARREARALQQVHGLEATPQLLRWNGRRLDRSYMEGAAMYQRPPHGDLAYFRLARRLLQRLHRRGLAHNDLAKEANWLVLADGTPAIIDFQLAVRGDPRSRWMRLLAREDLRHLLKHKRTYCANALTPVERRVLKRHSWVREAWFATGKPVYRFVTRRILHWEDNEGQGPKP, from the coding sequence ATGTCCGACGTCAGTGAAATCGAAGTGGCCGCGCTGAAGGCCGACAGTTTCGGCCGCATCGCCCTGATGCGCGATGCCGGCGGCCTGTTCGTGCGCCGCGATCTGGCCCACGTGCCGCTGTGGCTGCGTCTGCCGGCCTGGTGGCTGGCGCGGCGCGAGGCCCGCGCGCTGCAGCAAGTGCACGGATTGGAGGCGACGCCGCAGTTGTTGCGCTGGAACGGGCGCCGGCTCGATCGCAGCTATATGGAAGGCGCGGCCATGTACCAGCGCCCGCCACATGGCGATCTGGCCTATTTCCGGCTGGCCCGGCGCCTGTTGCAGCGCCTGCACCGGCGCGGCCTGGCGCATAACGATCTGGCCAAGGAAGCCAACTGGCTGGTGTTGGCCGACGGCACTCCGGCGATCATCGATTTCCAACTCGCCGTGCGCGGCGACCCGCGCTCGCGCTGGATGCGGCTGCTTGCGCGCGAGGACCTGCGCCATCTGCTCAAGCACAAGCGCACCTATTGCGCGAACGCGCTGACGCCGGTGGAGCGGCGCGTGCTCAAGCGTCACTCGTGGGTGCGCGAGGCCTGGTTCGCGACCGGCAAGCCGGTGTATCGCTTCGTGACCCGGCGCATCCTGCATTGGGAAGACAACGAGGGGCAGGGGCCTAAGCCTTGA
- a CDS encoding SDR family oxidoreductase: MSTLSGKTLFITGASRGIGREIALRAARDGANIAIAAKSSVANPKLPGTIHSVAAEVAAAGGRALALKCDIREEDEVNAAVAATVDAFGGIDILVNNASAIWLRGTLDTPMKRFDLMQQVNSRGSFLCAQACLPYLQQAPNPHILTLAPPPSLEVKWWAQHTGYTLAKMGMSFVTLGLAGEFGPTGVAVNALWPKTIIATDALNLIPGVPLDRCRKPEIVADAAHAVLVRPAKGFYGHFLIDEEVLSEAGVTDFSKYAVDPGQSLLPDLFLD; the protein is encoded by the coding sequence ATGAGCACTCTGTCCGGCAAGACCCTTTTCATCACCGGCGCTTCGCGCGGTATCGGTCGCGAGATCGCGCTGCGCGCCGCGCGCGACGGCGCCAACATCGCGATCGCGGCCAAGTCCTCGGTCGCCAATCCCAAGTTGCCGGGCACCATCCACAGCGTCGCGGCCGAAGTCGCCGCCGCCGGCGGTCGCGCGCTCGCGCTCAAGTGCGATATTCGCGAAGAAGACGAGGTCAACGCCGCGGTCGCGGCGACGGTGGATGCGTTCGGCGGCATCGATATCCTGGTCAACAACGCCAGCGCGATCTGGCTGCGCGGAACTTTGGACACGCCGATGAAGCGGTTCGACCTGATGCAGCAGGTGAATTCGCGCGGCAGTTTCCTGTGCGCGCAGGCCTGTCTTCCGTATCTGCAACAAGCGCCGAACCCGCATATCCTGACCCTGGCGCCGCCGCCGAGCCTGGAGGTGAAGTGGTGGGCGCAGCACACCGGCTACACCTTGGCGAAGATGGGCATGAGCTTCGTCACCCTGGGCCTGGCCGGCGAATTCGGTCCAACCGGAGTTGCCGTCAACGCCCTGTGGCCGAAGACCATCATCGCCACCGATGCTCTGAACCTGATCCCCGGCGTCCCCCTGGACCGTTGCCGCAAACCCGAAATCGTCGCCGACGCCGCGCACGCGGTGCTGGTGCGGCCGGCGAAGGGCTTCTACGGTCATTTCCTGATCGACGAAGAGGTATTGAGCGAGGCGGGGGTGACCGATTTCAGCAAGTACGCGGTCGATCCGGGCCAGTCGTTGCTGCCGGACTTGTTCTTGGATTGA